A DNA window from Arachis duranensis cultivar V14167 chromosome 3, aradu.V14167.gnm2.J7QH, whole genome shotgun sequence contains the following coding sequences:
- the LOC107480141 gene encoding uncharacterized protein LOC107480141 isoform X1 gives MRKNMCPIQPPASSTRGSGASGGSHTFNFSVAIIIAFWCYVLVSAPPILALPHTTMVKTLKRLCKMFCDKVQGSKNQSHHSETSSKLSCLRHSLGLLDANFFNDKQVEEIDKAAKEFNVPIIVADRKLVASENGGLHYPSPLIFNADWEYQPLHSESKKFKCPSISKIQRPESEEDIAFMSVLELGALIKTKQITSQELTQIFLRRLRKYNPVLEAVITFTEELAHKQAKEADELLSQGVYLGPLHGIPYGLKDIIAVPEYKTTWGSKSFKNQVIDMEAWVYKRLKSAGAVLVAKLVSGSLAYDDIWFGGRTRNPWNIEEFSTGSSAGPAASTSAGLVPFAIGSETAGSITYPAARCGITALRPTFGTVGRTGVMSISESLDKLGPFCRSADDCAIVLDIIRGRDPHDHSSKVSSLDDPFHVDITKLTVGYLDDAEMEVVHVLESKGVKMVPFKLNYTVDSAQGILNFTMDVDMLAHFDEWQRSGQDNVYEAQEQWPTELRRARVIPAVDYMQAQRARGRLIKEIRESLTVDAFIGNATDWEKVCVGNLVGFPVIVVPTGFTNISKPPPGGTKRRTTVTTGIYAPPNRDHIALALAMAYQSVTNHHKQRPPMNDLGPDEKISDPPTVIYPARVFGFH, from the exons ATGCGGAAGAACATGTGTCCTATTCAACCGCCTGCATCATCGACACGTGGAAGCGGTGCCAGTGGCGGTTCTCACACCTTCAACTTTTCGGTGGCCATAATAATAGCATTTTGGTGCTATGTTCTTGTTTCCGCTCCTCCCATTCTCGCCCTTCCTCACACAACCATG GTGAAAACCTTAAAAAGATTGTGCAAAATGTTCTGTGATAAAGTTCAG GGAAGTAAGAATCAATCACATCATTCAGAGACAAGTAGTAAACTCTCATGCCTAAGGCATTCCCTTGGTTTGCTTGATGCCAACTTCTTCAATGACAAGCAG GTTGAGGAGATTGATAAGGCTGCGAAAGAGTTCAATGTTCCAATTATAGTAGCGGATCGGAAACTTGTGGCTTCTGAAAATGGGGGGTTGCATTACccttctcctttaattttcaATGCTGATTGGGAATATCAACCATTACATTCTGAAAGCAAAAAGTTCAAATGTCCTTCCATCTCTAAGATACAGAGACCTGAATCTGAAGAAGATATTGCCTTTATGAGT GTTCTTGAATTAGGTGCACTCATCAAAACTAAACAAATAACTTCTCAGGAGCTTACACAAATATTCTTGCGGAGATTGAGAAA GTACAATCCTGTTCTTGAGGCTGTGATCACTTTTACCGAAGAATTGGCACACAAGCAAGCGAAAGAAGCTGATGAATTGCTCAGCCAAGGAGTGTATCTGG GGCCTCTTCATGGAATTCCATATGGATTGAAGGACATCATAGCAGTTCCTGAGTACAAAACAACATGGGGTtcaaaatcattcaaaaatcaaGTTATTGATATGGAAGCATGGGTCTATAAGAG GTTGAAATCTGCTGGGGCTGTTCTTGTTGCAAAGCTTGTTTCTGGATCATTAGCATATGATGATATCTGGTTTGGTGGCAGAACCAGGAACCCATGGAATATAGAGGAATTTTCCACAGGGTCATCTGCTGGTCCTGCAGCTAGCACCTCAGCAG GTCTGGTTCCTTTTGCAATTGGATCAGAAACGGCAGGATCCATAACCTACCCCGCAGCTCGCTGTGGAATAACAGCACTACGCCCAACTTTTGGTACAGTAGGTCGAACTGGTGTGATGAGtatatcagaaagcttg GATAAACTAGGCCCTTTCTGTAGATCTGCAGATGATTGTGCCATTGTATTGGACATTATTCGGGGAAGAGACCCTCATGATCACTCCTCAAAAGTTAGCTCCCTAGATGATCCATTCCATGTTGACATTACAAAGTTGACAGTTGGATATCTTGATGATGCTGAAATGGAG GTTGTCCATGTTCTTGAGTCAAAGGGTGTCAAGATGGTCCCTTTCAAACTGAATTACACAGTTGATTCTGCTCAAGGCATCTTAAATTTCACAATGGATGTTGACATGCTGGCTCACTTTGATGAGTGGCAACGCTCAGGCCAGGATAATGTGTACGAAGCTCAAGAGCAGTGGCCGACTGAACTGCGCCGCGCTCGCGTAATTCCAGCTGTGGACTACATGCAG GCACAAAGAGCAAGGGGAAGGCTAATCAAGGAAATAAGAGAGTCATTAACCGTGGATGCTTTCATTGGCAATGCAACTGACTGGGAGAAAGTTTGTGTAGGAAATCTTGTTGGTTTCCCAGTCATAGTAGTACCAACAGGATTTACTAATATCTCCAAGCCACCACCTGGCGGCACCAAAAGAAGAACCACAGTTACCACTGGCATTTATGCTCCCCCTAACCGTGATCATATT GCTTTGGCATTGGCAATGGCTTACCAATCAGTGACTAATCACCACAAACAGCGGCCACCTATGAATGATCTTGGACCAGATGAAAAGATTTCTGATCCACCCACTGTTATCTACCCTGCCAGGGTTTTTGGATTCCACTAA
- the LOC107480141 gene encoding uncharacterized protein LOC107480141 isoform X2 — MRKNMCPIQPPASSTRGSGASGGSHTFNFSVAIIIAFWCYVLVSAPPILALPHTTMGSKNQSHHSETSSKLSCLRHSLGLLDANFFNDKQVEEIDKAAKEFNVPIIVADRKLVASENGGLHYPSPLIFNADWEYQPLHSESKKFKCPSISKIQRPESEEDIAFMSVLELGALIKTKQITSQELTQIFLRRLRKYNPVLEAVITFTEELAHKQAKEADELLSQGVYLGPLHGIPYGLKDIIAVPEYKTTWGSKSFKNQVIDMEAWVYKRLKSAGAVLVAKLVSGSLAYDDIWFGGRTRNPWNIEEFSTGSSAGPAASTSAGLVPFAIGSETAGSITYPAARCGITALRPTFGTVGRTGVMSISESLDKLGPFCRSADDCAIVLDIIRGRDPHDHSSKVSSLDDPFHVDITKLTVGYLDDAEMEVVHVLESKGVKMVPFKLNYTVDSAQGILNFTMDVDMLAHFDEWQRSGQDNVYEAQEQWPTELRRARVIPAVDYMQAQRARGRLIKEIRESLTVDAFIGNATDWEKVCVGNLVGFPVIVVPTGFTNISKPPPGGTKRRTTVTTGIYAPPNRDHIALALAMAYQSVTNHHKQRPPMNDLGPDEKISDPPTVIYPARVFGFH; from the exons ATGCGGAAGAACATGTGTCCTATTCAACCGCCTGCATCATCGACACGTGGAAGCGGTGCCAGTGGCGGTTCTCACACCTTCAACTTTTCGGTGGCCATAATAATAGCATTTTGGTGCTATGTTCTTGTTTCCGCTCCTCCCATTCTCGCCCTTCCTCACACAACCATG GGAAGTAAGAATCAATCACATCATTCAGAGACAAGTAGTAAACTCTCATGCCTAAGGCATTCCCTTGGTTTGCTTGATGCCAACTTCTTCAATGACAAGCAG GTTGAGGAGATTGATAAGGCTGCGAAAGAGTTCAATGTTCCAATTATAGTAGCGGATCGGAAACTTGTGGCTTCTGAAAATGGGGGGTTGCATTACccttctcctttaattttcaATGCTGATTGGGAATATCAACCATTACATTCTGAAAGCAAAAAGTTCAAATGTCCTTCCATCTCTAAGATACAGAGACCTGAATCTGAAGAAGATATTGCCTTTATGAGT GTTCTTGAATTAGGTGCACTCATCAAAACTAAACAAATAACTTCTCAGGAGCTTACACAAATATTCTTGCGGAGATTGAGAAA GTACAATCCTGTTCTTGAGGCTGTGATCACTTTTACCGAAGAATTGGCACACAAGCAAGCGAAAGAAGCTGATGAATTGCTCAGCCAAGGAGTGTATCTGG GGCCTCTTCATGGAATTCCATATGGATTGAAGGACATCATAGCAGTTCCTGAGTACAAAACAACATGGGGTtcaaaatcattcaaaaatcaaGTTATTGATATGGAAGCATGGGTCTATAAGAG GTTGAAATCTGCTGGGGCTGTTCTTGTTGCAAAGCTTGTTTCTGGATCATTAGCATATGATGATATCTGGTTTGGTGGCAGAACCAGGAACCCATGGAATATAGAGGAATTTTCCACAGGGTCATCTGCTGGTCCTGCAGCTAGCACCTCAGCAG GTCTGGTTCCTTTTGCAATTGGATCAGAAACGGCAGGATCCATAACCTACCCCGCAGCTCGCTGTGGAATAACAGCACTACGCCCAACTTTTGGTACAGTAGGTCGAACTGGTGTGATGAGtatatcagaaagcttg GATAAACTAGGCCCTTTCTGTAGATCTGCAGATGATTGTGCCATTGTATTGGACATTATTCGGGGAAGAGACCCTCATGATCACTCCTCAAAAGTTAGCTCCCTAGATGATCCATTCCATGTTGACATTACAAAGTTGACAGTTGGATATCTTGATGATGCTGAAATGGAG GTTGTCCATGTTCTTGAGTCAAAGGGTGTCAAGATGGTCCCTTTCAAACTGAATTACACAGTTGATTCTGCTCAAGGCATCTTAAATTTCACAATGGATGTTGACATGCTGGCTCACTTTGATGAGTGGCAACGCTCAGGCCAGGATAATGTGTACGAAGCTCAAGAGCAGTGGCCGACTGAACTGCGCCGCGCTCGCGTAATTCCAGCTGTGGACTACATGCAG GCACAAAGAGCAAGGGGAAGGCTAATCAAGGAAATAAGAGAGTCATTAACCGTGGATGCTTTCATTGGCAATGCAACTGACTGGGAGAAAGTTTGTGTAGGAAATCTTGTTGGTTTCCCAGTCATAGTAGTACCAACAGGATTTACTAATATCTCCAAGCCACCACCTGGCGGCACCAAAAGAAGAACCACAGTTACCACTGGCATTTATGCTCCCCCTAACCGTGATCATATT GCTTTGGCATTGGCAATGGCTTACCAATCAGTGACTAATCACCACAAACAGCGGCCACCTATGAATGATCTTGGACCAGATGAAAAGATTTCTGATCCACCCACTGTTATCTACCCTGCCAGGGTTTTTGGATTCCACTAA
- the LOC107480080 gene encoding LOW QUALITY PROTEIN: uncharacterized protein LOC107480080 (The sequence of the model RefSeq protein was modified relative to this genomic sequence to represent the inferred CDS: inserted 1 base in 1 codon; substituted 2 bases at 2 genomic stop codons), protein MVQVCFVLDLRSLAPPLLRDLKQSLLQLANFYAVSTSSSLLGRKSTAVTDKIGLCYVFKNRLSSSDDLKIAYTPRGNFNLRDFHHAVNNLPSDAFLPDAYISSGALFXFGHLCSDVMISKVLSDKVLYSWQGKDIERKVIFVTSSLPEDVDSIMQKSLMDAADKCVSVDFAVFQQKSSHLTDTRENIHNFRRSISHLDNCSIQTYIPDFRVLHSLVKKWLRVLKDDMEEPLLARLTFKDNLLDSVNHIFFNLFALVNPMTSSFSQCQTCRCHGIPLGDDEKNINFSCPITGCNLDTCDRIQNSVRVGEKTVLFLPSFHNSQMFKQITSPIDMTVSERVKLASLDEGLIMGTSFVVIPSPYHVIEGTSDDADQADLNSQIFRGLSGVLYSMDQGLICSSNCDLETMAEAAYRCYYVMQPSNNGSMLLRRVAGAEEVLRVPDEGLVDSLVNKEIENSVQACLLKINLTDYDPLLHEGGFHQKLNFLVKESLQSGSVFPILEGKFSELSSIRQPPSDVIGKAESSIDVAVVDKETLPLDVTSQDDKTIACITEEWKQLVVNEDPKLYSPSCTSKALSDQPTLSPRVGNRQLDRETSRILERLEVPRPLKAKAASPVLNENCMKNAXKMQVCXVKKPLVPCQPNQGTQEVSVGSQLMKPNFQKQKRKHR, encoded by the exons ATGGTTCAAGTGTGTTTCGTTCTGGATCTGCGCAGCTTGGCACCTCCATTGCTGAGGGACCTTAAGCAG TCCCTGCTTCAACTTGCCAATTTCTATGCCGTTTCAACTTCTTCCTCGTTACTTGGCCGCAAATCAACCGCTGTCACCGATAAGATCGGCTTGTGCTACGTTTTCAAGAATCGTTTATCTTCGTCCGACGAT TTAAAGATCGCGTACACTCCCAGGGGAAACTTCAACCTACGCGATTTCCACCACGCTGTTAACAACCTGCCTTCCGATGCTTTTCTTCCCGATGCCTATATCAGTTCCGGTGCTCTCTTT TAATTTGGTCATTTATGTTCAGATGTTATGATTTCAAAAGTTTTGAGCGATAAAGTATTGTATTCATGGCAAGGGAAAGATATTGAGAGAAAAGTAATCTTTGTAACTTCGAGCTTGCCGGAAGATGTGGACTCTATAATGCAAAAAAGCCTGATG GATGCTGCAGATAAATGTGTTTCAGTTGATTTTGCTGTATTTCAGCAAAAGTCAAGTCATCTGACGGATACGCGTGAAAACATTCACAATTTTCGTCGTAGTATTTCTCATCTTGATAATTGCTCAATTCAGACCTATATTCCAG ATTTCAGAGTGTTACACAGCCTAGTTAAAAAATGGTTGCGGGTTTTGAAGGATGACATGGAGGAGCCACTCTTAGCTCGTCTTACTTTCAAAGACAATCTTTTGGATTCTGTGAACCATATATTCTTCAACCTGTTTGCACTAGTCAATCCAATGACAAGTAGCTTCAGTCAGTGCCAG ACATGCAGATGTCATGGTATTCCTTTAGgggatgatgaaaaaaatatcaatttctcTTGCCCCATCACAGGCTGCAATCTGGACACATGTGATCGTATTCAGAATTCTGTTAGAGTTGGGGAAAAAacagttctttttcttccctcATTCCACAATTCCCAGATGTTCAAGCAAATTACTTCACCAATTGACATGACTGTCAGTGAGAGGGTAAAATTGGCATCTCTTGATGAAG GTCTAATTATGGGCACATCCTTTGTTGTGATTCCTTCTCCTTATCATGTGATTGAAGGCACTTCAGATGATGCAGATCAGGCAGATTTGAATTCTCAAA TTTTTCGAGGTCTTtctggtgttttatattcaatgGACCAAGGTTTAATCTGCTCCTCAAATTGTGATTTGGAAACAATGGCGGAAGCTGCTTATCGCTGCTACTATGTTATGCAACCATCAAATAATGGGTCAATGCTTTTGAGG CGGGTTGCAGGGGCAGAAGAAGTTTTACGGGTTCCTGATGAAGGATTAGTTGATTCATTGGTTAATAAGGAAATTGAGAATTCTGTTCAAGCCTGTCTGCTGAAG ATTAATCTAACAGACTATGATCCACTGCTACATGAAGGAGGCTTTCATCAGAAACTAAATTTTCTTGTCAAAGAAAGCCTACAATCGGG GTCAGTATTTCCTATATTAGAAGGTAAATTTTCTGAACTGAGCTCCATTCGTCAACCTCCTTCAGATGTTATCGGTAAAGCAGAATCATCCATTGATGTAGCAGTTGTGGATAAGGAAACTTTGCCTTTGGATGTTACGAGTCAAGATGACAAAACCATTGCATGCATTACAGAAGAATGGAAGCAACTGGTTGTAAACGAAGACCCCAAGCTGTACTCTCCATCTTGTACGTCAAAAGCATTGTCGGATCAACCAACTTTATCACCACGAGTAGGTAATAGGCAGCTAGATAGAGAAACTTCTAGGATTTTGGAGAGGTTAGAGGTTCCAAGGCCACTGAAAGCAAAGGCAGCATCTCCAGTCTTAAATGAAAATTGCatgaaaaatgcatgaaaaatgcAAGTGT CCGTAAAGAAGCCTCTTGTACCATGCCAACCCAATCAAGGTACACAAGAAGTTTCTGTCGGCAGCCAGTTAATGAAACCAAATTTCCAGAAGCAGAAAAGGAAACACAGATga